gaatgacaacacaagGTCGCatggtggatgagtggttagcaaggccacacagtcaggaaatcgggaagacctgggtttgaatctccgcttgggcatctctatgtggagtttgcatgttctccccgtgcgtgtgtgggttttctccaagtactctggttttctcccacatccaaaaacatacatgttaggttaattggcgactctaaattgtccataggtatgaacgtgagtgtgaatggttgtctatatgtgccctgtgattggctagcgaccagtccagggtgtaccccgcctctcgcccgaagtcagctgggataggctccagcataccccgcggccctaatgaggataagcagcatagaaaatggatggatgaacacaactgaacacaaattgcagcgtttaagtgaaactttttattatgaagggataaaaaaaaaaatcaaaatggcgTCATGTAGCAACTTCtacgacagccaatagctacagTTCTTACTGAGAAGTTTGCAGCCAAGGACTCTAGAGTTAAAATGGGACAACCGATGCAACACCACTTTCGTATTATGCcctaaccatacttcatatatgtaatatgttgggaggttattttataagtaACCCTTCTTAAAATACTTTGATAGCATGGGGATGTTTCAATCGTCTTacgacatccaccaagactgaccTACGTAAAAAcctacgcaatgcacgtagcgcagacataaacatcatatccggttacgtgtaacacacataaataaatagaataaaacacataaaatgcagttatatttaaatgtaaacaaccataagtagaGGGCATACAGTAGATTAACCTACAGGAGTCagctttttcagtttttttttctaaatggggaaataccatccatccaaacatatcttattagcaaatgcttttgtgaaataatttatggaacaaagaaaagacgGCTTATTAATTGTCCACAcgcttgctgccgtaaaatagatcgacggatggattttttttacatttttattagaaTTGAACAAAcacatcaaacaaacaaaaagtataTACATACAATTTGGCACCAACTTCAGGCCCaaggtaaaacaaaaacacattcacacaattgTATGATAAACACTAGAGGTCTTCGAATATTTTCAAATTTTCAAAAGCATTCAAGAGTGACATTGCTTTTGTACCTTTCATACATTTCAAGgcagttacattttttgcaagatgtttttttaacactgtgaaaAGGGGCtttacttttttccattttgagcAATCAATGAAATATTTCGAGTGTAGTTATTTATAACATAGTCCGCTTGCGATTCCTTCAGGCTCACCCCAAATAATATGTTGTCCATCAAAAGCTTAAAGtcaagaaataaaatgaagatCTTGTCCTCAATGAGGTTACTGTATTCCAAGGTGTCTTGTACTAATCTTATGTTATGTATTGATTTTTGTTTACAATTCCCGACTGTGTTCATTAATTATTTGACCTAGTCCCTTTTGTAATCTATTGGTATAGATGTATGTTTAAAGTTTATCATCATTGTTTAGAAGCGAAATTGGGCAGTAATTTTCCAGTATCCTATTATCCTTGCCAGGTTTTGGTATTAGCGTTATAATGCCTTGTTTCATGCTTGTGGGTAGATTTAGATTAGTTACTGTATCAATAACACATGAAAGAGGAATTCCCTAAGCATCTGGCCGTACGTTTTTCTTGACAgtcataagacgatagaaacatcgcCATGCTAACGAAGtgttttaacaagagtcacttataaaataacctcccaacatattacatatataaagtgtggttattgaccatttatgttcatacatttaaaaaataataactaccaccgAACGTAGGAAGTGACGTATGCGtgaccgattgcgttccgggtacgtactGCGAAGAAGAGTGCAAGATGGCTGCACATGACCGAGTCGTTCGTCTCCTAACGCTGCTCCAGCATGCGGCGTAAGTAACTTCTAATGTCACGTGACCGTCATTGATACGCGTGTTTATattgtatatgcatttatataggCATAAAGTGCATTATACACGCGCATCTCAATAAATGAGAGTAAGTTATTTTGATTTCAGTAGGAGTAGGTAGTACTAATAGACTAATTAAAGACACaaagtttttgcagttcattttttaacaaagttaaactttttgaacatttttatgaGATACTTTAAAGtttatgagatactgaatttgggtTTTTTATTAGCTGGAAACAACAATAATCATCCAAATTAtaagaaatacattcttgaaatatatcacTCTGTGTGTAGTGGATGTGTACATGTGCTGCTCAGTAAATTAGAATATGACCAAAAATTTTAATTTCAGTAATttaattcaaaaagtgaaacttgtatATTGTATACATTCATTACAGACAGACTGacatatttcaaatgtttatttatttaaattttgatgattataactgaaaactaatgaaaatcccaaattcagtatctcagaAAATTTGAATGTTACTTatcactagggatgtccgatgttggctttttttttgctgataaccgatatgccaatattgtccaactctcaatttccgattctgatatcaactgataccgatatgtgtaacatcacatatctcctgtcgtggaaggacaGGGCTGGACTTAAagagagctgctggaaatgtgaatttctctttgagattaataaagtatctatctgctgtgaagctaatggatacagcatcagcaattagcttctcgatGTGGCTGTAAACAAGATTGTACAACTCGtgtaagcaaacatctgagaaatacttgaaatcggGCATGGCAAAGTGTGGGCGAGGAGTCTAGCCCATAAACATATACACTCTTgaccaaaatcttaagaccagttgaaaaattgctagaatttgtattttgcacatttggatcttaatgaggttttaagtagagctacaatatgcaaaagcaagacgggggagtgagacaaaaaacactttgaaaaagtagtttattgaaaacaaactgaaataggctgtttatcagctgatcaaaagtttcggaccatcgctcaaaaaataaccaaaaactctccaaaccagaacaaaaaatgttgtcagtaggactcggtaatgagtagctccaccgttcatgttaatcacttcaaaaattattatattagtgtgtgtatgaatgtataaacgagaggcattaacttaaatagtaagtacatttacagagcagccttgacacatccaatatgacGACGACGTTGATGtatcgcagcagtggacaaacccactcgatgcggcgtctatctaTGTCTATGGTCTAGCCTGCCATGTCTGCCTGGCGCTATTTCTGCGTTTTTGTTATATTCCCTCTACCCtcctcaccattagcggtgttttgacaatccatcacgtcctgccaccccgaacacggttCAGCAAAGCATGGGCTCAAGTACAGGTGTGTGCTGCGTGTGGACTTTATGTCGAATGGACTCTGCTGCAGCAGCTGCAGGCACACGGGGCTCAAAGTCTGTAAActcctaaactttgcatagaaatgcCCACAAATGTTGGTCAGATTGGAAGTTACAGATCTCCActatctcctggtgtaaagtattaactacacaaGGCAGCAAGTTCAGCAATGTTTTGCAACTTTGGCACTAAAAGTGTCACGATTGGCTCAAGCAGTGTTTTGCGTATTCTGTGAAGCAGACAGAGGAGACAGTCCGTGATAACAAAAAAGGTGTGAAAACAAAAGGCGCTAATGAAAAATGAGCAAACAAGTAGCTTTAGCGAGAGTACTACTGTGCCACTGCTGGAAATAGCCAGGCAGGGGAAAAAGTATACTCACAGTACAGTTAAGGTTGACCAGTGAGTTAAACGCACGATAAGGTAACACATATAAGGCATAGCAATACAGTAAGCAGGCGAGGGGCAGGGAACTATCTGACACCGAGCTGTAGCCGACGACCAGTTTAAGAAGGCCAGGAGCCCTAaggagctgcaggtgtgccacGGTGGCTCCGCTTCTGCAGGGAACAGCATGCACTGCAAGAGAcggcagataggcggcagcagagcgacaacacagagCATGACATAAAAAGGGCTATATCAGCtttcattgtagggaaaaaaaatgtagatcaGGATCATgtagtatgctggagcctattgttgcgtatatataaatgtttttactgtatgtatatatatatatacactgctcaaaaaaattaaaggaacactaaactgggggaaaaatgatcttgaatatctttcctgataataagtgggtgatgtattagtaacaaaatgtgGAGGgttgagggttgaaggaccttccacggccctgtccagctctcctggagtaactacctgtctcctggaatctcctccatgcgtccaggtaccgctgtgatgccctggtccagatctgggaggagatcccccaggacaccatccgtagtctcattaggatcatgccccgacgttgtcaggcatgcgtacaagcacgtgggggccacacaaactactgagaatcattttgagttgctacaatgacattttagcaaaatggaccagtgtgctacatcattttttcactttcatttttggggtgtctttgatttcccccctctatagggtgatcattttcatttctatcaaatgatgtggcatcattttggcacaaagacaaaatacatcacccacttattatcaggaaagatattcaagatcattttccccccagtttagatctgatgtgttttcgaagtgttcctttaatttttttgagcagtatatatatatatatataatgtttttaaggtctattgtgtgtgtgcgtgtgtacagGTGCAGGTGCCCTGCTCACTCCCACACATTCCATCAAGGTAAACATGCACACTCTGCTCAATCGATGAGTCAATGACAGCCATTGAAATATCATCAGCACATTGATCACTTCGGTCTTCTgcagctgtgacctgcagcgccCGAAAAACAGACTACGCCTTCGAGGTAGCTGATGCCATTTGAGCTTGATGATGAACAAAGTAGTTGTTACGGTGACTGGATGTGTCTGTGTTTCAGATGGCCAGTTCCAACATCCGCTATGGAGATGGAGTCAGCAGCGAAATCGGCATGGTAACCACAACATCTCCATCAGCAACGTCTCCACAAAGTTTGCATCACCGCGGTTCTCGTGCAGGATTTGCAGAACCTCAGAGCTCGGAACGTGTGTGTAATGACCGACAAGAATCTGTCCTGCCTCCCGCCAGTCAAGGTGGTCCTTGAGTCTCTCGCCAAGAACGGCGTTGAGTACAAAATCTATGACAGCGTGCGTGTGGAGCCGACTGACAGCAGGTGAGGCACATCCACTGCTGCCGCCCTGCTTTCTGATTGGCCACTATCACGAGGTGCATTTGCATTGTAGTTTTAAAGACGCCATCTCCTTTGCCAAAAACGACTCATTTGACGTATTCGTGGCAGTGGGCGGCGGCTCTGTGATTGACACGTGCAAGGCAGCCAATCTGTACTCATGTCACCCTGATGCAGACTTCCTGGACTTTGTCAACGCTCCCATTGGCAAAGGGAAACCCATCACAGGCGCTTTGAAGCCGCTCATTGCAGGTAACAGCAATGTCATGGTGACCAGTGGGACATTGTCAACCTTTGATCTCTTTTGCCCCTCAGTTCCTACGACCGCCGGCACCGGCAGCGAGACCACAGGCGTGGCAATCTTTGACTACGAGCCTCTGAGGGCTAAAACTGGTAAAGTGCACATGTAGCCACCTGCGACCAGCAcgtctctgattggctgattgTGCTCAGGTATCGCTAGCAGAGCCATCAGACCCACTCTGGGGGTGGTGGATCCCAAACACACACTGAGCATGCCTAGCAGAGTTGCAGCCAACAGCGGCTTCGATGTGCTCTGGTCAGTGGTCGCTCGTAAACAATGGTCTCGTATTTGTGCCGACAATTTTGACACGATTACCGTGTGCTTGTCACAGCCATGCCCTGGAGTCGTACACCGCTCTGCCGTACCACCAACGTGCCCCCTGCCCTACCAACCCCATCAACCGGCCTGCCTACCAGGGCAGCAACCCCATCAGTGACGTGTGGTCGCGCCATGCCCTCCACGTGGTCGCCAAGTACATGAAACGGTAAAACGTCTTCATTCTTGTGTGTGGAGTTCCTCTTTGTGGGTATGATCTTTAATGTGCGTGTGGCGGCAGTGCGGTGCAGGATCCCGAGGACCTGGAAGCTCGCTCCAGCATGCACCTAGCCAGCGTGTTTGCTGGTATCGGATTCGGAAACGCCGGCGTCCATCTGTGGTGAGGAATTCTTGTGGGTTTGGGGATGAGCTGACATCTGAAACGAAACCCACCATTTGTTCTGCAGTCACGGGATGTCTTATCCCATCGCTGGGAATGTGAAGACTCACAAAGCCGAGGGATACAATGTGGACCACCCCCTTGTGGTGAGTCAGGCGCCGCCATGACCTCCTGTGATGTCCTCAAAGGAATGAATTCGATCACAAAGCAGCTATCACTAATGAAAACTTGTCTGTTTGCACGTGCATGCACGTCCTCAGCCTCACGGCCTTTCTGTGGTTCTGACGGCGCCGGCTGTCTTCACCTTCAcagctccaatgtgtcctgAACGTCACCTGGAAGCTGCACACATTCTTGGTACTGATCAATCACGACCACCTCAACGTTGCAGGACTGTGTTGCATTCAAGTGCAGACATTCAGGAAATTATGTGTTGTGTTCAGGTGCAGACATCAGACATGTGAAGAGGGCAGACGCTGGTGCCGTGCTGGCCGACGTACTGCGCCAAATCCTGTTTGAGCTGCAGGTGGAGGATGGCCTGGCCGCTGTGGGCTACAACAAAGACGACATCCCGGCGCTGGTCCAAGGAACCATCCCCCAGGTTCTTATCAGCTCCTTGGTTAGCTTTGGGTTCCCATCAGAAGGTTCAACTTGATGTGCAGTCGTTATGATTGCTCTTTCAGGAGCGAGTGACCAAACTTTCTCCTCGAGCGCACAGCGAGGACGACTTGACCCGTCTCTTTGAGGCCTCCATGAAGCTGTACTGACATACTACTCCTGTAGTAGCCCTACTGGCTGCTAAAGAGAAGCATCTTGACACCTTAAATTACTCAtgagacaaaaagacaaaatgtgaaTCAGTACTAACAGTTAATGCTGTTACTACATGAATGagctaacaacaacaaatacaaatgttCTTTAATTCGAAAATAATCATAcataacaaacagcagcaaatGTTTAAGTGCACTTTGAGACAAACACCAAGAAAGAAGTTTAAAATTAATAATCAAAGATGGCCCTCATTTTACAACATAGTTCATGTTAATAAATGATATGCTGATTTTTTATTACAGAATTATAATTTTCTTTCAGATTGTCATTAAAAGATGTTTCTGTGGAGTAAATTAAAATATTCACCTTCAAGTTAAAAGTATGcaagttaaaatgatcacttccaATCAATAAATGACCACTTCCAATCAATAAATGTCTAACAGTTTAAAGTGAAGACAAGAAATCAATAAAAGTCCTTTTGAGTTTCCAATAAACATTCTGTTCAATGTAAAAATTCAAGTCTTTACTTGGTAAAACTGAGCTCCAGCTGtcaaattcaagaaataaaagcAGGAAAACTTCACGATGACTCGCTGGCTCCTCCCACTGTGTTCCTCTGCCAAAAAATTAGCAAAATGATAATTAGTGTCCAGGCTGAATTATGCTTCAGCATCGCTCCGCAGGTGTAAATGACCAAAAAATTATAACCTTGCATCAAAGGTGATGGAAACTGtagagctgtgattggtcggctttttaaaatgttacattatttacagtacataattTTTCCCTCCCTCAAAAGCGCTAAAAGGTTATGGctatcctcagagggccacttgtaactgtcaatatatactgctcaaaaaaattagaggaacacttcaaaaacacatcacatctaaactgggggaaaaattatcttgaatatctttcctgacaataattgggtgatgtattagtaacaaaatgatgccacataatttgatagaaatgaaaatgatcaccctatagaggggggaaatcaaggacaccccaaaaatgaaagtgaaaaaatgatgcagcagactagtccattttgtcaaaatgtcattgtagcaactcaaaatgattctcagtagtttgtgtcgcccccacgtgcttgtacgcatgcctgacaacgtcggggcatgctcctaatgagactacggatggtgtcctgggggatctccttccagatctggaccagggcatcagtgagctcctggacagtctgaggagcaacctggcggcgccggatggacctgaacataatgtcccagaggagttctattgggtttaggtcgggtgaacgtgggggccagtcaatggtatcaattccttcatcctccaggaactgcctgcatacactagccacatgaagtctggcattgtcgtggaccaggaggaacccaggtcccactgcaccagcgtaggttttgACAATGGgttcaaggatttcatcccaatacctaatagcagtcagggtgccattatctaacctgtagaggtctgtgcgtccttccagggatatgcctccccagaccatcactgacccaccaccaaaccagtcatgctgaatgatgttgcaggcagcataacgttctccacggcatctccagaccctttcacgtctgtcgcatgtgctcaggttcaacttgctctcatcagggaagagcacagggcaccagtggtgtagttgccaattctgatggtctatggcaaatgccaatcgagctctacggtgctgggcagtgaccacagggcacactacaggacgtcgggccgtcaggccaccctcatggagcctgtttctgattgtttggtcagaaacattcacaccagtggcctgctggaggtcattttgtagggctctggcagtgctcatcctgttcctccttgcaaaAAGGAgtagataccgatcctgctgaagGTTGAAgaaccttctacggccctgtccagctctcctggagtaactacccgtctcctggaatctcctccatgcgtcccggtaccgcagtgatgccctggtccagatctgggaggagatccccaggaaaaccatccgtagtctcattaggagcgtgccccgacattgtcaggcatgcttacaagcacgtgggggccacacaaactactgagaatcattttgagttgctacaatgacattttagccaaatggaccagtgtgctgcatcattttttcactttcatttttggggtgtctttgattttcccccctctatagggtgatcattttcatttctatcaaattatgtgacatcattttgttactaatacattacccacttattatcaggaaagatattcaagatcatttttcccccagtttagatctgatgtgttttctaagtgttcctctaattttttcgAGCAGTGTATATTAATAGCAATATGAAAACCTtatattacacaattgcccatgcacCCGGCTCGGACTTAtcaacaaaaagataaatagtTTAAATAATGCAGTTGCTGAATAGGTTGCCAGAGCCTGCAGACCCATCAACATAGTTGAAGACGAGGGGCTTCATGACCTCATTCAGACAGCCACAGGTGGCCCATTATATAGAACTCCTTCAAGGGGAACTGTCATCACAAGAATTCACGAACTGTACGAAAAGGCAACAAAGTTGGACCAGCTGGCCAAAGCTACGTTTGCTGCATTCACAGGCCACTGAACAGCAGTAAGCAACCCTAACTACCTCGAGATAACAGCAGGTAACAGCGGTTGCACTCAGTTGCACTAGGTGTAGTGAAATCAGACGAAAGACATTTACCCGAAGCATGTGCTCCTCAGTTTATTGATGTTGCTAAGGAATGGGGATAATAGACAAGGTTACCACTATAGGGACAGATAGTGCTCCAAATATGGTGGCAGCAACCAGTAATGTCCCAAACGGGCACTTAACTTGTGTGCATTGCTCAGCAAATAAAGACATTCTATTGTCTTTGTGTATAGCTGTTAAAGTttcaaaatgctgttttgttaAATATTTCTTTATTCAAAATTTAATAGCGAGTGTAGCTTGACGACCACAGCTCGATCCCACGTTGTTAGCATctttgctaacattagcaaagaTATGCTTCGCCCGAAGATGGTACTTCAGACTTGTGCTTCGATGAAAAAGCAGTTCATCACCGCAGTATGTACACTTTGGTTTTACCCAGACTTCCATTTGGTAGCTTTTTAAACTGAAATTCGCCATGAAGCAGAGCCGAGTCCTTCTCATTCTTCGCTGCTGGCTGCATTTGCCCCACCTTTCAACTCGAGGAATGTAAACATCCGCGCAGGAAGACTACGGGATAACGTTGTGGCCAAGCTTAGTGATAAAATTAAATTGCAATATTTCATTAATGCTTTACGATTGTCACATTACTCACAGGCGTTAACACGTTATTTATTACAGCCCtagtttagaatttttttttttaattgttctcTATAGTAGTAGTTACCCTATATGTGTTTACTTacatgttacatgttgtgctgtcattcttGTTTTAGCACCGTGATggtaggtagtgttctgtctagtaACCCCCCTGTTCAATTTCTCTATGTGACAACAGCACTGTAGGTCAAAATTAGTTTTTGGCATTCACCTCAAAAGGGTTGCTTATGTTTTGAAGGTTTTCTTCGGCAGTGTCGAGTGGCTGCAGGCACCACCACACTTCTTGTCCCACCATGGGGAAGCAGCCTGGCTCGCCGTCGTCTAGAACCCAGCCGAGACACCGATGCACTGGCTGCACACTGCTCAGTGGACTGTCCCCGTGCACCTGGACAACACAGCCATGTGTGAATGATCTGCTGTATTGTGTGTGCCACagcaggtcaaaggtcacaaaagGGAGACGACGCTGACACAGCACTGTTGGTCCCTTTCACCTCCTCCTGATGAACGCTGTCCGTCTTCGGGGCCATCTTGGGAGCTGACGTCAATAACAATCTCATCTCCGTGGTCCTGAACACATCACGAGAGGTCAACTCCTCAGTGGGGGTGGAGCTGACAGGCCCCATCCTCATGTCCTCCACGCCCCCTCGACTGAAGAACTGATGccatatccatccatcaatccatcaatCTGTCAATCACTGCAGAGCTGTGTGCGACTGGTGTTTACCTCTGAGCGTGACAGCATGGCGCCTCTGTCCTTGTGTTCGCCGCTGTGGGCGGGGCTGCGGTCAGTCAACATGGTGAACACCtcgctgctcatcagctgatccTTGACAAGACAACACTGCGTCACTTGAACACATAATGTGTGTGTTGGACAGCAGGGGTGAAGGGTGTGGGCgccactgtgatattttatacatttttattcattaaaaacacTGTAGAAGATATGCTAACGTATTAAATGAAtcttaaaaaaacatctcagctttgtggtataaGTGACACTCTTtacattgttaataataataaatgaccatggattagatttttatagcgcttttcaaggcacccaacgCGCtttacaatgaagtgaaccGATTATTCATTGGATGTGTAATGTgcatctgtagtcacagctgccctggggtaggctgatggaaacgtggctgccaattcatgcATACGGCCTCTtggaccaccaccaaacattcattcacattcctacaccagtgtgggcactGGACGCATCTTCTTCGGTGAAGcatcttgcccagggacacaacgacgGTGACTACAATGAGGGAGTGAGGATTGAATCACCAGCCTTCCGATTATTCTTtactattatttgtattattattattattattagttaccattattagtattattgttTTGGCAAATCACGCTTTTGAAGGCTTGAACAAACTGGAAAATTTGGCAAATCTTGTGAGCATATGTATCCTGGTAAAAATTGTTCACACTTATCACAACAGTCTGCACCAAAACCATCAAAGGTTACATACTTTGTAAGACAAACGTAgttggccattttggtttgcaggtgCCATTTTTGGGGAGActgtaaagttgtcatttgggCTGTGTTTAATTTTGTCTGTTGAATGTGTCAGCAGCCAATAAAAACCTAGCTGCAGGCCACGGATGGCGCCTGGGCGGCACTTTGGGCACCACTGTTGCTACATGTCCAGTTAGGTTATTGATGCTTAGCATTAACAAGTAATGTGTGAGTCAATTTAGCAATTCATTCACTTTGTACAGACAGCCTCCATTTCATAATTTgaaagaaataaaatcaaaagaAAGTGTGTGTCCATCAGCACAGCATGTTGTTAAGACAAAAGCAATGGATCACAGGTCTTGATGGGCATCACACACAACTTGTGTGACGCTTATGTGGAATGTGGAGCTTTGTTTACCTCTGAGCGTGACAGCATGGCAGCTCTCTCCTTGTGCTCGCTGCTGTGGGTGGGGCTCCAGTCAGT
This sequence is a window from Dunckerocampus dactyliophorus isolate RoL2022-P2 chromosome 2, RoL_Ddac_1.1, whole genome shotgun sequence. Protein-coding genes within it:
- the adhfe1 gene encoding hydroxyacid-oxoacid transhydrogenase, mitochondrial isoform X2 yields the protein MESLEKQLVCPICLEMFSKPVVILPCQHNLCRKCANDVYQVSACLRHPTPICQPEVAPPWHPVVAFAAHPAVMRCLWIAMECMDCRETFWWRTLLTCTNKEPAGTERVEHPTCEQHENEKINIYCVSCATPTCSLCKVFGAHKDCDVAPLNVVFGKQKAELSECIALLVGANERVQAVTAQLEETCRVVDDNGRRQKSKVCESFDHLFAVLEERKSQMSVRISAEQDEKMDYIRGLKRKYSEHLDNAAKLLENAIQTMDTSEMAVFLQAAKPLLHKIMVATDTSHLDKVQPGYEKMDHLTANFERERRALMSVDFLKPEEDDDDDEEDIAVVVRGSKVGREPGLSANHQPALSQSHVVTPLEDLAPTTIQAKVPSPDSQAPPPFTLPSAHPAPQASSDQQNNAHDTEDGCKHVFSFSWLNHKCRCPAHSHTFHQAVTCSARKTDYAFEMASSNIRYGDGVSSEIGMDLQNLRARNVCVMTDKNLSCLPPVKVVLESLAKNGVEYKIYDSVRVEPTDSSFKDAISFAKNDSFDVFVAVGGGSVIDTCKAANLYSCHPDADFLDFVNAPIGKGKPITGALKPLIAVPTTAGTGSETTGVAIFDYEPLRAKTGIASRAIRPTLGVVDPKHTLSMPSRVAANSGFDVLCHALESYTALPYHQRAPCPTNPINRPAYQGSNPISDVWSRHALHVVAKYMKRAVQDPEDLEARSSMHLASVFAGIGFGNAGVHLCHGMSYPIAGNVKTHKAEGYNVDHPLVPHGLSVVLTAPAVFTFTAPMCPERHLEAAHILGADIRHVKRADAGAVLADVLRQILFELQVEDGLAAVGYNKDDIPALVQGTIPQERVTKLSPRAHSEDDLTRLFEASMKLY
- the adhfe1 gene encoding hydroxyacid-oxoacid transhydrogenase, mitochondrial isoform X4: MSTQPLSQVCQRRLPGQCMPQASNPYLSARGSSTVASSGRFRCPSCRHEVSLDRHGVYGLQRNLLVENIIDMYKQGTSSKAMLPGTERVEHPTCEQHENEKINIYCVSCATPTCSLCKVFGAHKDCDVAPLNVVFGKQKAELSECIALLVGANERVQAVTAQLEETCRVVDDNGRRQKSKVCESFDHLFAVLEERKSQMSVRISAEQDEKMDYIRGLKRKYSEHLDNAAKLLENAIQTMDTSEMAVFLQAAKPLLHKIMVATDTSHLDKVQPGYEKMDHLTANFERERRALMSVDFLKPEEDDDDDEEDIAVVVRGSKVGREPGLSANHQPALSQSHVVTPLEDLAPTTIQAKVPSPDSQAPPPFTLPSAHPAPQASSDQQNNAHDTEDGCKHVFSFSWLNHKCRCPAHSHTFHQAVTCSARKTDYAFEMASSNIRYGDGVSSEIGMDLQNLRARNVCVMTDKNLSCLPPVKVVLESLAKNGVEYKIYDSVRVEPTDSSFKDAISFAKNDSFDVFVAVGGGSVIDTCKAANLYSCHPDADFLDFVNAPIGKGKPITGALKPLIAVPTTAGTGSETTGVAIFDYEPLRAKTGIASRAIRPTLGVVDPKHTLSMPSRVAANSGFDVLCHALESYTALPYHQRAPCPTNPINRPAYQGSNPISDVWSRHALHVVAKYMKRAVQDPEDLEARSSMHLASVFAGIGFGNAGVHLCHGMSYPIAGNVKTHKAEGYNVDHPLVPHGLSVVLTAPAVFTFTAPMCPERHLEAAHILGADIRHVKRADAGAVLADVLRQILFELQVEDGLAAVGYNKDDIPALVQGTIPQERVTKLSPRAHSEDDLTRLFEASMKLY
- the adhfe1 gene encoding hydroxyacid-oxoacid transhydrogenase, mitochondrial isoform X1 — translated: MESLEKQLVCPICLEMFSKPVVILPCQHNLCRKCANDVYQASNPYLSARGSSTVASSGRFRCPSCRHEVSLDRHGVYGLQRNLLVENIIDMYKQGTSSKAMLPGTERVEHPTCEQHENEKINIYCVSCATPTCSLCKVFGAHKDCDVAPLNVVFGKQKAELSECIALLVGANERVQAVTAQLEETCRVVDDNGRRQKSKVCESFDHLFAVLEERKSQMSVRISAEQDEKMDYIRGLKRKYSEHLDNAAKLLENAIQTMDTSEMAVFLQAAKPLLHKIMVATDTSHLDKVQPGYEKMDHLTANFERERRALMSVDFLKPEEDDDDDEEDIAVVVRGSKVGREPGLSANHQPALSQSHVVTPLEDLAPTTIQAKVPSPDSQAPPPFTLPSAHPAPQASSDQQNNAHDTEDGCKHVFSFSWLNHKCRCPAHSHTFHQAVTCSARKTDYAFEMASSNIRYGDGVSSEIGMDLQNLRARNVCVMTDKNLSCLPPVKVVLESLAKNGVEYKIYDSVRVEPTDSSFKDAISFAKNDSFDVFVAVGGGSVIDTCKAANLYSCHPDADFLDFVNAPIGKGKPITGALKPLIAVPTTAGTGSETTGVAIFDYEPLRAKTGIASRAIRPTLGVVDPKHTLSMPSRVAANSGFDVLCHALESYTALPYHQRAPCPTNPINRPAYQGSNPISDVWSRHALHVVAKYMKRAVQDPEDLEARSSMHLASVFAGIGFGNAGVHLCHGMSYPIAGNVKTHKAEGYNVDHPLVPHGLSVVLTAPAVFTFTAPMCPERHLEAAHILGADIRHVKRADAGAVLADVLRQILFELQVEDGLAAVGYNKDDIPALVQGTIPQERVTKLSPRAHSEDDLTRLFEASMKLY